Below is a window of Verrucomicrobiia bacterium DNA.
CATTATACCCTGCGGCATCCTGTTGGGCAAGCCTCGTTCCATGCGCTAAACCGTTGGTCGAGTATGGTTTATAAGGCGACACCAGCCGAATTGTCCGGTACAACACGCGACGGCGTGTGCCACTGATACATGGTAGTACCATGTATCGACAAACAAGGCTTCTCTGATTTTATACCGTTGTAGACGGCGCCTGCGGCGTCCAGCGGAAACGAACCAGCTTGAGGTTGGTTCGGCGAGGCGTAGAATGGCGCCATGGAAAGCCCCATCTCGCTTCCGACGGACAATATCTACAAATTTTATGCGTTATTTGGGTTGCTTGTGTTCCTTTTATGCTCGGGATTGTCTCTTTACGTCATCCATTGGTCACACAAGGTTGACTCCCGGACTGAAATTGAACTGGAGACGATCAACCTAACTCCGAATCCCACGCCCCTCGACATCACCCGAAAGCGTGCTTTGGAGCAACGGTTTAAAACAGTCTCTTTCGATAAGTACAGCGCCACTACTGTTCTTGATCTATTGGGCGGCGCCGCTATCGTCCTCGCCGCTTACAATTTTCAGAGGTGGCAGAAAGGGAGTTGGTCGTCGAAATCGAAGCGTTAGCGGACGATCCACACGCCGCGGTCGGGGTGGGAGAGGAAGCCGGTGTCGCGGAGGACTTGAAGCTGCTGCCGGATTTTATCCCGCACATGGCGGTTGTCGGGATGAAGCTTTTCCATTTCGCGGGCGAAGGCGTAGGCGTCGGTTGTTGTGAATTCCTTTTTGCCGAGGCGTCGGACGGCGTTGAGGACGTCTAGTGTCCAGCCGCGCTCTTTCGCTTTGATTTCGGCCAGTGGTTTGACCTTGTGAAACTGGGCGCGGACATCTTTCGCGGAGGCCGCCACGTTATCAGTGACGACGGCAATTCTCGCATCGGCGGGAATGCGATGAAGTGCGATATTGCAGCCAACCCAACCGGCGCGACGAGCGGTGATGGCGAGCGGTTTGCGCTTGATGATGGCTGAGGTCGGAAAGGCGAAGCTGGGCACCAGTAGTACGTTCTTCACACTCCACGTCACCAACTCGTATTGCATGAAATAGAAGTTGGGCGTCGCGTCGTTGCGGATCGCTTCCAGCATCGCGCCGTAAGCCCCGTCGTTGATGTGATTGCCAAAGCGTGCCTGCTGGCCTTTAAGCTGGTACTGGAATTTGCAGTTCGGGCATGAGAAATCGCTGGCCTTGGTGTTGTGGCTCAGTCGGGTTAGCTTGGGGGAAGAACAGTTCGGACAGTAGAGATTATCCTCGCCCCATGCTTCGGTGACCACGCGTGCGCGTTGTGCCCCGCTGTGGTAGGCGGAAGCGAGTTCGCCGGTCATCGACAGATTCATTGGCGATGATTAGATCACCGGTATATTAGGTCTTCAACTGTATTTCACGAATTGGCCGTTCGTTTTGCGGCGACTTGTTGCACTTTCCAGAGGAAGAACATGTTTTCCTTGCGAATACCCTCCTCCGCGTCACCTTTGGTCATGAGCCCTTTAGTAATTCCTGCGAGTACTTTGGTCAACCCCAGTGCCTTGGCGGCGGCAGCGATACCGGCGGGAACAAACCCTGAATAAAGTCCAACTGTAATAGCACCACTCCATCCCAGGATGCTGCGGCGTGAATCGGTTCGCAAGACTCTTCCGGCCGAGTTTACTTTTGTGCTTAGAGCGGCTAACTGCGGTTGCAATATATCTGCGTAGATAGCTTTGGCGTCTCGTTCGGTTAGGTGCCCTGCTTCCGCTTTGTATTCGTCAATCGCTTTATTTAAGCTAGCTCTAAAAACGATGAACGCTTCCGCCTCTCGTTCTCGCAGTTTAAGTATGTCGGCAAGATTGAGATTGTCTACGAATGGAACTAGACATGTTAGGTGTTTGCTTAGAAGCTGATTGCGTCTTTCAGACTTATCATTTTCCGTTAATGTATTAAGTAAATCTACATCAAGATCTCTCTCTGTAAGAAAAGAAGTCTTTAAACATTGTGAAGCTGCAAGTTCAAAAACAAGATTTCCAAATACTTCTGCAGCCAAATAGTAATGCTGCCGCATCTTCTTTCGGATGGAGTCAGACAAAACCACTTCCTTTCCTGCCTGTAGTTTCCGCATCAGCGCTGGCATCTTTCGCAAACCGGGCGGGAGCGCAGGGAAGAACCGAAAGGCTTCCCCATGCTCCAACAGACGTTCCGGTCCTCTTATCCCCAATGAGTAAAAGTCCCCGGTTCGTTCAAGTGTCAATTTGATTCCTTTGTAATAGTCCTGGGCCAATTGCTTAAATGTTCTCTTGAGACGATTGTCAGCATCCTCTCCAAATGATCCTCCGAGCAGACAATGCGCACAGTAATGAGGAGCCGTAATCGGAATCACCTTCCTCGCTTCGATCATTGGACGTAGAGATGCCAGAACGGAAATGTCTGAAAAGAAATGCATTCGCATTACTTCCATGTCATCTAAGCGCGAAATTTCGACGTGCGATATGTAATCCGTGATGAAATTGTTAATGTATACTCTATCGCTATAAAAGGCCGCAAACTGGGCTAATTGTTGAGCTCGTATAAGTCTGCAGGCTGTGCCTACGCACGGATAACGACCACCACCAAGCGAGAGCGAAGCTGAATGAGAAAAGACCGATTTTTCGGGCGATAGATCTTTTGCGGATGTGATTTCCGCCGACTCTTCTGCGAGCTTGCGAATTTGTTTTCTAGTAACTTTGGAGATCGCTTGCAGATTTGGCTGGTTTTTCTTTAAGAATCCAGCGTTCTCCAACTGTTCAAAAAGAATATGCATTGGATTATTGAACTTCCTTTCTGAAGCTTCCCGCATTCTAAGACGAGAAGGTGGTTTCCGAAAGCGCTTTTACTTGTCCTATAATAACTGTTCGCGTCAGCGCTGGATCTGAGAACAGGGTTCACAATGCCCTCGCCGCTCGGCTTTGGTGGAACTCGCCACAAGCTGATCAGATCCATAGGATCGGGGATCAGATCAAGATCCATTTGGGGGAAGGGGGCAAAGGCGCGAACACCCCTCACCCTAACCCTCTCCCCCAAGGGGAGAGGCAAGAACCAGAGAAATTTGCGGCGGATCGCAGTTGAAAACCGCTCCTACGAGACTATGTCGGGAAGACAACGATCTTGCCTTTCGGTGGGGGCGGGGGGATTCTCCGTGTGGTCGGGTGTGGCGACGCCTGGCAGCTTTCAATAACCCAACCACGTAAAACGTGGCAAACCAAACGGAGGATAGTCATGAAGCGAGTCATACTCACGGTCGTGGCGGTGGCGGTGTTGGCAGGCATGGCGGTGATGTTGCGCGCGCAGGACCCGGTGAAGGTGGATGCGAAACATTACAAGGTGGAGTTCGAGAATGGCGCGGTGCGGATCTTGCGCATCAATTACGGGGCGGGCGATAAATCAGTCATGCATTCCCATCCCGAAAGCGTGGCGGTGTTCCTGACCGATCAGAAGGCGAAGTTTACCTATCCCGATGGAAAAACGGAGGAAGTGGACGCCAAGGCTGGCGAGGTGAAGCACATTCCCGCCGGGCCGCACCTGCCGGAAAACATCGGGGACAAGCCGATGGAACTCATTCTTGTGGAGTTCAAGGGCAAGCCGGCGGCGAAGTAGGGGGTTGGAGGGCGGCGACCCCTCACCTCAATCCTAAGCGGTGTTGGTTTTTGCACGCTTCTTCAGAAGATGGTAGGTGTGAGAAGCTTATATCAATTTCGCCGTCGCCAATGACGATCTTTTCTAGGAGACTTTCGACGATCTTGCGCTTGTCCTCCGATGCTATAGCGGGCCAACGGTCGTAGAGGGTGTTGGCTTCGTGCAAGATGTCGTCGGCGGAGAGCTTGTTGACTTTGAGGAAATCGACCTCCGCTTGAAGCCTTGGCAATTCGGACACTAGCTGGTTTAACCGTTCCTCGGCGGGTTTGTAGAACTGCCCGAAGCCCTGCGCAGTGATCTCGCCGTCCAGATACAGCCGATGGGTACGGGTCATTTCGTCTCGGACTTTCTGCAGTTCCCGCTGGTGTGCTTCCAGCAGGGATTGTTTCTCGGCAAGATTTCTGTCCG
It encodes the following:
- a CDS encoding DpnI domain-containing protein; protein product: MNLSMTGELASAYHSGAQRARVVTEAWGEDNLYCPNCSSPKLTRLSHNTKASDFSCPNCKFQYQLKGQQARFGNHINDGAYGAMLEAIRNDATPNFYFMQYELVTWSVKNVLLVPSFAFPTSAIIKRKPLAITARRAGWVGCNIALHRIPADARIAVVTDNVAASAKDVRAQFHKVKPLAEIKAKERGWTLDVLNAVRRLGKKEFTTTDAYAFAREMEKLHPDNRHVRDKIRQQLQVLRDTGFLSHPDRGVWIVR
- a CDS encoding cupin domain-containing protein — protein: MKRVILTVVAVAVLAGMAVMLRAQDPVKVDAKHYKVEFENGAVRILRINYGAGDKSVMHSHPESVAVFLTDQKAKFTYPDGKTEEVDAKAGEVKHIPAGPHLPENIGDKPMELILVEFKGKPAAK